A window from Culex pipiens pallens isolate TS chromosome 3, TS_CPP_V2, whole genome shotgun sequence encodes these proteins:
- the LOC120416517 gene encoding cuticle protein 16.5-like produces MKSTLVLLALALATTIVRAQTTADPALTTVDPAATTADPTATTAAPVVTTVDPASTTVAATTVDPALTTVDPTATTAAPAVTTAAPVVTTVDPAATTVAPAVTTVDPAAVTTAAPVVTTVDPTATTAAPAVTTVDPTATTVAPAVTTVAPVVTTAAPAPTTAAPAVTTAAPAATTVAPAATTAAPKSPTTTRTMRPRKHSSEKKRSSKELRFGGRKSFEKVSKERLQGRKAYEKASKERSGKRG; encoded by the coding sequence ATGAAATCTACTTTGGTCCTTCTGGCTTTGGCTCTAGCCACCACCATCGTTCGGGCTCAGACTACTGCCGATCCAGCTTTGACCACAGTTGATCCCGCTGCCACCACTGCTGATCCTACAGCTACCACGGCTGCCCCTGTTGTCACCACAGTTGACCCAGCTAGTACCACAGTCGCTGCTACCACTGTTGATCCTGCTCTTACCACAGTTGATCCTACAGCAACTACTGCCGCTCCTGCAGTAACCACGGCTGCCCCTGTGGTTACCACAGTTGATCCTGCAGCTACCACCGTTGCTCCTGCTGTAACCACTGTTGATCCTGCAGCTGTAACCACGGCTGCCCCTGTGGTCACCACAGTTGATCCTACAGCAACTACTGCCGCTCCTGCTGTTACCACAGTTGATCCTACAGCTACCACCGTTGCTCCTGCTGTCACCACGGTTGCCCCTGTGGTTACCACTGCTGCTCCTGCCCCTACAACTGCCGCTCCAGCTGTCACCACTGCCGCACCCGCCGCTACCACAGTTGCACCTGCTGCAACCACAGCCGCTCCGAAGTCCCCCACCACCACTAGAACCATGCGTCCCCGTAAGCACTCGTCTGAGAAGAAGCGCTCGTCCAAGGAGCTGCGCTTCGGCGGACGTAAGTCCTTCGAGAAGGTATCGAAGGAACGTCTCCAGGGACGCAAGGCGTACGAGAAGGCATCCAAGGAGCGTTCCGGCAAGCGGGGTTAA
- the LOC120416512 gene encoding arylalkylamine N-acetyltransferase-like 2, translating to MTDDVSFAPVAPADYAEARAFIVKYFYAFEPMNRAYIGQKEASDADVEFTVKYLERGLGVKAVDRDGKIVGLSLGYIGQENDAEVMRQEAEQHGGDRKWRDILEFLAYVQDGADVLGKFGIDVAYEVQLVAVHPDYRGRSIGKKLVERQILKAKECGFRGVYVDCSNVFTARIMEGLGFECIHEIAFADYRTTEGLTIFQPEDEVHTMMRSFFKMI from the coding sequence ATGACCGACGACGTCTCGTTCGCACCGGTGGCGCCGGCGGATTACGCCGAAGCTCGCGCGTTTATTGTGAAATACTTTTACGCCTTCGAACCGATGAATCGGGCCTACATCGGCCAGAAGGAAGCATCCGACGCGGATGTGGAGTTTACGGTGAAGTACCTGGAACGCGGACTGGGCGTGAAGGCGGTCGATCGTGACGGGAAGATCGTTGGGCTGTCGCTGGGTTACATCGGGCAGGAGAATGATGCAGAAGTGATGCGACAGGAGGCGGAGCAACACGGCGGTGATCGGAAGTGGAGGGATATTCTGGAGTTTTTGGCGTACGTGCAGGACGGGGCTGATGTTTTAGGGAAATTTGGGATTGATGTGGCGTACGAGGTTCAGCTGGTTGCTGTGCATCCGGACTATCGGGGGCGATCGATTGGGAAGAAGCTGGTGGAGCGGCAGATCTTGAAAGCGAAGGAGTGTGGCTTTCGAGGGGTTTATGTCGATTGTTCCAACGTGTTTACGGCGCGGATTATGGAGGGATtagggtttgagtgtattcacGAGATAGCTTTTGCAGACTACCGAACTACGGAGGGTTTGACGATATTCCAACCGGAAGATGAGGTTCACACGATGATGAGGTCATTCTTCAAAATGATTTAA